ATACTATATTTTTTCGTCTATCATTTTGGTACCATTACAGTTTCTATATCACTATACCAACGAAAAAAACTTCAACAACATTTTAGATGAGAAAATTTTGCGTGTGTCACTCCGTGGCCGCCATGGCAGATTTGGTACTGGTGTCTACCTGACTTCGTTTACACCTGATAACGGGCGTGAAGCAATCAAGATAAATAATCGAGATGGGGTTTCTCACTTGCCAGAATACGCCGATAAGACTGAAGAATGTTACCTAAAGTTTAAGATAGAAGACCTCTCTCATGTGAAAAACGTTCAACCTAAAGGCCACCAACAAGATATCTGGCTTAATCCCAGCGAAATTAACCTGCGCTACATTTCCTACTACTCTGGATATACCGATaacagtgaagaagaagaatatcatCCTTGTGCGTCAGTCGTGGCACGTGCAGGTACGACAAATTATTGACTTTATTATgtgattttaaaaacaactcaTTATTTTGGTAAAGAGGCCAATGTTGGATCGTATTCTTATCCTGAGGTTATTGAGAATCATTGTTCTCGGCATTCGAACCCGGCTGTTTCTGAACGACAAAGCGCTGCTCGTAGCACTTACAGTTACGGAACGGGAAGAGATTCACGCAGCATTTCATATCGCTCTTAttaccagcaacagcagcaagaaTCAGAGTCGGATTCTGATGGTGATTATTCTTGGTATCCGAATCATGCTGTTTCTGAGCGTCATCAAAACACTGGTCGTAGCACTTACGGTTACGCAACGGGAGGAGATTCACGCAGCACTTCATTTCGCACTTCccatcaacagcaacaagaaTCAGATGAAATTGGATTGGGAGGCGTTGTGGCTGGAACTGCGGCTGTTTTAGCTGTCGGCGCAGCTGCTTTTGGTTTATTTGCAGCTTTTCGCCAATCACGCCAAAACAATCAacagtaaaaattaaaaacaaataaacatgcTATGTGGAACATGAGTAGAAATTGGATTTCTATAGCTCATATAGTGTCTTTGACAACGGTGTCAACCTGTAGTTGCATGAACCCACAATTTTGTTTAGGTCTTATCACAGTTATAATCTATACTTATCATAGTTTTACATGGTTTCAGGCTTTGGTCTTACTGTAACTcacaatttaaagaaatacaCCATTCTGCGGGTTTcatcacaatttttattttaatcttgTCCGTCAAGAGTGGGCTTgaaaataatcccgatccgttcagcgAATGTTGATCGCTGGCGATTAAaccgcttttatcgtttttgcggtttggatttaggggaaggggtcgattttttggcGGGGTCTTACCGGAAAATTACATACCAAACACCAAACAGATATGGTATTTGATTTCACCTAAAACATATTCCCTATTCCCTTATtgtttttgagcggtttggatttttagggggggggggggagtttgatcagtttgatttattatcatttttcatttctatcgatattttgttaaaatatcGTAATCAtgctgaaaatttaaaatttgacaagtgtcgtctgcttagTGCTTTCGGTTTAGTGAAATGAGAAGCATGCGTATTGCGTATGCCCACAAAGTTTTAGATTATATAGAAAACGGAACGATAACTCTTTTGAAAACgtacgtggctgcacgaaatgaaaaaaaaaacaacaagaacaaatcaaataattacgAAAATGTGATCGTCTGTTCGTCTCGTGTGTGATGTGTATTGTGTCGCGTTTCTCCATCGGTTCTCCATGCTCTCGACTCGATGctttttggcgggtaaatgaAACTAAGAATAGCTAAATGCAATGATTatatgggagcttaaataggCCAAATAGTAAGTTAAATCTGTtctaaatttgtgaaatgttaattcttgtatgactagcatttatcatgtaattgccctgtcgatgcatggcagtttgtttgtactcatatgtaacatttttctttttttttcagatttgaggccagagcTATCCAGCATCATAATCCATCATAACAACAAGATGCAAGATTTTCTTGTGCAGAGGTGTTGAAACTGTCACCAGCAACAATCTAGggatcatcgcttgggtaattatttcctttacttttattgaccTGTGAGTCTGTGACCTACTAGttagatattttaatgcttcattacctgcatcaatgcagGTATTACATGTAACATGTAAACCTTTAATTctcttatttattaaaaattaggGTTTATGGGTTTACCCAGTGTCTCATAATTTCGACTTTTTCtgactttttgtttctgactttctgtcaatatttattcgtaacccattttctatttttatttagattaaaAAGCATCCCATTACACTGGAAAACTAACGATGTCCATCGAGTTACGGATCcctctttttcccctctctttaaatgtcctcgtgtacgcccatgtgaatgtgggtgtattcacgaggacaccctttttaccctatcccgtctggtgtcattCAACTCTTCAGCAGATGGAaggatggatgcctggctgtatttcccaggcataaaggtaggacaaaattgatgtctattcttcctttttggccattttttgtggcgttgattataagTCGTTAAGTAGTCACGTTGGGTatgtttattcctgagctaggcggttgactgctgcaactgttttctttctccgttttggtttttttctcagtaagggttcactaaaaatctctttgtcgaacgactgcagatcaggcttgtttttgttttctgtactcacatttttttctgtgggttatcacatttgaaaatatttgaactttaaacacttgaagcaaagtgcaacaagaGTGCAGAACATTTTTGACCTGCAACCACACCTCCtcgcattaaaaaaatttccatcccTTGAAACTACGTTAGCCTACATACAGTACATGTCCGGCTCGATCGATTTTTACTAACCAAGCGTCATATTTGAAGGACATAATTTGTTCCAGCGTTTAATGATTAAGCGTACAAATATCCCCAATTAGGAATAAAGAAACCCTCGCTTCTGTTTTTCAACATCACAAAATCACTTGTATTATACTGTATTATTCAATGTATCTCATATTGCACAACAAACAGTTTAGTCTTTGGATTATAATGTCAGTTCATATTCATTCACCGATACGTGGGATACACAATCGCCACTGAAggtgaataataaaacagcGAAAGTCAATTTACCACAAAATGCAATCGTTCTCGCGGTTCATGGGGCTTCCGACCGGGCAGCTGAACTCGCGGGCGAAATCCTCGTTGTTGGAGAGCGGGCCGATGACGCGGAAGCGGCTCGGGCTGTGCGGATCGGTCAAAATCTGCTCCTCGAGACGCTCAGGTGTTTCGACTCCGCACCACAAGTTGGCAtaagagaggaaaaagatcTGATCGGCCGTGAACTGCTCCAAACCGGGCAACTGCGGCTCAGCTCCGTTGGCGGCCACGTAGAAGTTGTAGGCTCGGTAAGCTTCACGCAAACCGCCGTTGTCGGCAATGTTTTCGCCCTGAGTGGTCACTCCGTTCACCTGTTCATCGTTGGAATCGGATATTAATTACaaccttttttaattaattttttaaaatgatgttGAAAAGCTTTGGAAAGGAACTGACGTGTGATCCGCTGGCGACGGTGAAGTTGCTGTACTGATCGATGAAGCATTGAGCTCGTTCCAGGTAGTTTGTCAAAGTTTCGGGAGTCCACCAGTTGGCCGTGTTGCCGAGTTTGTCACTCTGGCGACCTTGATCGTCGAAGCCGTGAGTGATTTCGTGTCCAATGACGGCACCAATGCCTCCGTAATTCATATTTCtacaagaataaaataatgaaaccaaATTATATAAGTTGCGAGattgaatgaatttgaaaGTACACTTACGACAAGCGACCCAATCCGTAGAAAGGAGGTTGCAAAATGCCGGCGGGGAAAGCTGTAATTATATGAATTTTGGttgaaattcattcaaatcaattcaagTCATTGacaattattcaaatatttactgATGGAGTTGAGCTGGGGCTCGTAGAAAGCGTTGACGATTGAAGGGTAAGTGTTCCATCTAGTGCGATCAGTGGGTCCTCGCAGAGTCAGGAAATCCTTCTTGTTCAGGAACGCGTTGGCATTCTGCACGTTCTGGAAGTGTGTCGCGGTTGTTGCGGCCAACTGTTTTcgggaattaaaaataaatgcaacTGTGATTAAATACAATTCCCAGGCATACAACACTAGTATATCTCTGCGATTCAGTGAAAGTATagaatcgaaagaaaagatataaaCGACTGAAGTGTTATTATTGCGAAATAACTAATAATTACCCCGTCGTAGTAAGCTTCAAGGGCGGCCTTATCCTTGATCCAATCCGGGTAACCAACAAATTCACTCATGTAGTCAGCCTTCTCTCGGGCGATGGCTTTCGTTCCGTCGTCCATCCAGGTAGCATCATCGACCAAAGTCTTAAAGGCTGTTTTCAAGTTGGCGATCATCAACGTGGTCTggattattttaaattggaaaaacaaatgtcGTGTAAAAATTCACGGTCCAC
The sequence above is a segment of the Daphnia pulex isolate KAP4 chromosome 11, ASM2113471v1 genome. Coding sequences within it:
- the LOC124208318 gene encoding uncharacterized protein LOC124208318; amino-acid sequence: MFLYHYTNEKNFNNILDEKILRVSLRGRHGRFGTGVYLTSFTPDNGREAIKINNRDGVSHLPEYADKTEECYLKFKIEDLSHVKNVQPKGHQQDIWLNPSEINLRYISYYSGYTDNSEEEEYHPCASVVARAEANVGSYSYPEVIENHCSRHSNPAVSERQSAARSTYSYGTGRDSRSISYRSYYQQQQQESESDSDGDYSWYPNHAVSERHQNTGRSTYGYATGGDSRSTSFRTSHQQQQESDEIGLGGVVAGTAAVLAVGAAAFGLFAAFRQSRQNNQQ